The DNA region GCGCGGGGAGCAGTTGCGGCGGAGCGATCGTGCCGTAGCGAGTGCTTGGAGGGCGACCGAGGGTCATGGACTCCACCCCCCCCGCCCCGCAACACGCCTGCCTCAGGGGAGGCCTGCCTCAGTGCCTGCCCGAGGGCGGTGCCTCAGGGGACATCGGCTGTCTTAATTGTTGTCAATAGCGAGTGACGGCTCGCTCCATGTTTCGTTGTTTCGGACCATCAGGTTCAACGTGACGACCAGCTTGCGCATGACTGCCACCAGGGCGGACTTCTTCGCTTTCCCCTTGGCCAGCAGCCGTTGGTAGAACGCCTGCATGCGGGCGTTGTAACGGGTGGCGACCAGGGCGGCCATGTACAGGACCTTGCGGACCATCGACCTCCCCGCGTAAGTCTTGCGTTGCCCCTGCTTCTGGCCGCTGTCCTTAGCGATCGGCGCCACCCCCACCAGCTTGGCGACCTGGCCCCGGTTGAGGCGGCCCAGCTCGGGGAGTTCGGCCAGGAGCGTCGCGGTGGTCGCCACGCCGACGCCTGGGCACGATTGCAGGACCCGCGACTTGGCCGCTAGCTGCGGGCACTGCTCCAGGACCCGCGCGATGCGCTTGTCGACCTCGCGGATCTGCGCCCGGTAAAACGCCACCCCTTGGCGGATCATCTCCGCCGTCTCGGGGTCACGCGTCTGCTGCAGGCGGTTGCGCTCGGCGCCCAGGTGCGCGAGGGCCTGGTCGCGGCGGTGGACGAGCGCCTTGAGCTTCGCCTCGCTCGCGGAGGGCGCCTCGCGCGGCTCGGGCCGCACCACCTCGCCGAAGCGGGCGATGATGCGTGCGTCGAGCTTGTCGTTCTTCTCCACCATCCCGCAGCCCCGTGCGAAGTGGCGGACGTGCAGCGGGTTGACGACCGCGCAGTCGACCCCCCGACGCTCGAGCGCCTCGACCAGCAGCCCCTCGTAGCCGCCGGTGGCTTCCAGCACCACCAGTGTCTTGGCCGGGGCGACGCCGCGGACCAGCGCGTCGACCCCTTCGGGGGTGTTGGCGACGACCGTGTGCCGGCCGGTCTTAGAGTCGAACACGTCCAGCTTCGCCTTGGCGACATCGATCCCGATCACGTTCTTGTCTTTCATCGTTATTCCCTGGATAGTAAGTACGAGCTCGCGGCACGCACGCCGCGGCTCCCCCGGCTGTTCGGGTTAACAACGAAAAAGGACCGGCGATCTTGATGTCCCACGACGTCTAGGCGTCTACCCAGCACGATCTGCCGAGTCCGTGCGCCCACCGGGGCAAGCCTCCGGTGGGCGGCTTTTTCAGTCTAATTGCCTCCGGCGTTCTCTCCTGAGCCGGCCGCCGATCGGGTCGCAGCAGCGACCTCCGCTCCGGCTCGACAGAGGGGGGCGCCCCTCCCCCTTCGCCCTCGCATCGGCCCCTCGATTGGGCGCAGGGCCGATGCGAGGGCGAAGGCGGAGGGGCTTAACCCACTCCCAAGAAAGAAATCAAGCAATCAAACGACAAGTGCAGTGCCTTAGCAGCCCGTTGAAAAATGCCACTCCCCCGACCAACCCCTTGGCGCTAAACTGCGTCGCCGACGAAAGCGTGACTTGAGCAGGAGCGAAGCGATGGGGATGGGAAGGCGAGAGCGGGATCGGCAGGACGTGTTGTTCGTGACGGCAGAGCAGCTGCCCAAGAGTCAGGGGCACGCGTTCTACAAGCGGCTCAATAGGCTGCTTTCCGAGGCGGGCTTCGACCGCGAGGTCGAGAAGCTGTGCGAGCCGTACTACCAGCCGACCGGCACGCGTGGGCGGCCGTCGGTCCCGCCGGGAGTCTACTTCCGGATGTTGATGGTGGGTTACTTCGAGGGGATCGGTTCACAGCGGGGCATCGCGTGGCGGTGCGCCGACAGCCTCAGCCTGCGGGAGTTCCTGGGCGTTCCGCTGACCGAGGCGACCCCCGATCACTCGACGCTCAGCCGGGTCCGCGACCGCCTGCCGCTAGAAGTCCACCAGGAAGTGTTCCGGCTGGTGCTGCAACTGGCGGCGCAGCAGGGGCTGCTAAAAGGCAAGACGGTAGCGGTCGATTCGACTACCCTTGAAGCCGATGCGGCGATGAAGAGCATCGTGCGGCGCGACACAGGAGAAGACTGGAAGGCGTACGTCATTGGCTTGATGAAGAAGGAAGGAGTGATCGAAAAAGAAGACGAGCCGAGCGACGACGAGGTCCGCCGTTTCGATAAGAAGCGGAAGAACAAAAAGGTCTCGAACGCCGAGTGGGTCAGCACGACCGACCCGAGCGCACGGATCACCAAGCTCAAGGACGGCCGCACGCATTTGGCGTACAAGGCGGAGCACGTGGTCGATATCGATACGGAGCTGATCTTGGCGGCAGAGGTCTATCACGGCGACCACAGCGACACGAAGACCCTCTGCGACAGTGTGATGGAGGCGCAGACGCACCTGTCAGAGGCTGGGCTGGAAGCGCAGATCGAAGAAGCGGTTGCCGACAAGGGCTACCACGCTGCCGAGCAGCTGGAACTGGTCACGTCGGTCGGGGTGCGGACGTATGTGCCGGAGCCCAAGCGCCGCGGCGAGTCGCGTCTGAGCGCCAAGCCAGTCGAGCAGCAGCGCGCGGTGAAGGGTAACCGCCGGCGGACCAAGACCGCCAAGAACAAACGGCTCCAGCGGCTGAGGAGTGAACGGGTCGAGCGCAGCTTCGCCCACGTGTGCGACACCGGCGGGTCACGCCGCACATGGCTGCGGGGGATCGACAAGGTGAGGAAGCGGTTACTGACGTCGGCGCTGGTGCGGAACCTGGGCCTGGTAATGCGGAAGCTGTTCGGGATCGGCACGCCGAGGGGCCTGCAGGGCGAAGGTGGCTCCGCCGGGCTTATGCAGCTCGCCTGGCTTCTCATCGCGGCGATGAAGAACTTGTGGGACACACATGCTCGCCTGGGAGCCCGGCCTACAGAGTCACGCCTCCAACTGCTCACAGTTGGCGGGCCGCAGGAGTATGCGCTTAGATCAACGGGCTGTTAGGTAAGACACTACCCAGCCTCACCTATGGGGAGTTGGTTGGGTGTCCCCAGTTTGGCCCCCCCCCAGTTTGGCCCCCCCCAACCGCAATTTGGCCCAATCTGGCCGAACATGTAGCGACACCAGCGACCGCTGATTGCCTTGCGCGCCGCGGCGAGGTTACGCTTAGAGAGTCCGCCGCACGCTCTGTGTGCGGATCGCACTTCTCTCCGAGGATCGATTGATGGCCCACCCCCATGGCCGCGTCCGCGCCGCCGCCTTCGCATTGGCCGTATGCTCGGCGGGCGCCGCCGCGGCCCAGAACGGCCTTCCCGAACTTCGTTGCACACCGGCGCTGATCATGCGCGGCGACGGGGGCTCGATCCGGCTGGTCGTTCCCCGGCCCGTCACGGAAACCAGAACTGAGTCGTACATCGTACAAGTGCCGCACTCGGTGACGGTGCAGGTCGGAGGGCGGACCGTCACTAAAGAGGAGATGCACTCAGAAACGAGGGAGCGTACGGTATCGGTGACGGTCATGGCCTCCGAGGAAGTCGAAGCGCCCGCCGGGCAGTTCGAGGTGCGGCGCGCCAGCGGCGAACCGGTGCGCATCCTTAGCTCCGGCGCACAGCGCAGCCGCACCGTGCCGGTGCTGCTTGTCGCGGCCGACGATCCTTCTCGGACGCGGCTCCCGCCATTCTTTGACAAACTACTACGGCCCGAGGCCATCGTGGTGTTCGTCACGCCCAATGTGTTTGACGGCGTGGCCGTCAATGGCGGCGTGGCCAACCGTGGGGTGAATCCCACGAATCCCAGCAAGCCTCCCGCGCCTCCCGCGCCTCCCGCGCCTCCCGCGCCTCCCGCGCCTCCCGCGCCGGCCCAGGTCGGCCGGTTCACGCTGAGAGTGAACAACCAATCTGGCAAGACGGTCGAGATCGTTTACATCGATGCCCAGCACGACCGCGAGGTGATGGTTAACCCGTCGGTCGCAAACCGCCAGCGGTTGGCGCCCCTGACGACCCACGAAGGGGTGCGATGGATGGCCAAGATCGATGGCCGCATGGTCGCCGAATTTTCGGTAGGCCCCGACCCCGAATCTGAGTGGCGGATTGGCCCTGCGCTTCAGTTCACCAGCTGGAAAGGGGGCGTCGATCAGTTGTTCGAAATGATCGACGCCACGACGTGGGCCCACTACGGTCCAAAGGGCCGCCTTCTCGGCCAGCTCCAAGAAGAAGAACGGACCGACGCCTGGGTGGCGATGTACGACGGCGGCCGCGATCTGTGGATCCGCTTAATGCCGGACGAAGCGATCTTCGACGGCCCACGAACCGAGGGCTGGCGGAGGCTCTGCAAGCGCGCCGACGACGACCAGAGCGATACGGACGGCTGGGGGCTCTCGCAGCACGAGATTGAATTGCTGCTTTCCATCCACAACCAGGCCCGCGCCAAGGTCGGCGTCCCGCCGGTCACGTGGTCGGACGACCTGGCAGAATACGCCCAGCAGTGGGCCGAAAAGCTCGCCAAGGAGAACCGTTTCGAACACCGCCCGAACTCCCCCTACGGCGAAAACCTGGCCGAAGCCCTCACCGTAAGAGACGCCGCCGGCATGTGGTACAACGAGCGCGACGAGTACCACGGCCAAAAGATCGATAACCAAAACTACAAAACCTTCGGCCACTACACGCAAATGGTGTGGCGCGACACCACCAAGATCGGCTGCGGCATGGCGAACGTCGGCGGCAGGGTGGTGTGGGTGTGCTGCTACGATCCGCCGGGGAACAAGATTGGGGCGCGGCCATACTAAGTGCGGTGACGGAAGGCCACTCGAACGGAAAAAGGTTCCTGACACCTTTTCTCGTCCCGAGAAGACTATGGCCAGATTAGCCCGCATGGGAAACTTGGGCAGGACGCCGCCGGCAGAACTGTGCCTCATGAACATCGATTCAACTTCGGAGTTAGTGGACCGACTGGCAAACAGTACCGCGAGCTCAACCCCATGGGACGACCGATTGGAGAATTCATAGATGATTAGGCAGCGAGAATTGCTCGACATTATCGACCGGCTTGAGAAGTACTCCGAGAAAGGCGAACTAGTGACCATTGCATTAGAAACGGGCGAAGACGAAGCGGTACTGATCGGCACGAAAGAGGCTTACTTAAATCTCGCCTTAGTTCTAGTGAAGTGCGTGGCGTCCGTAGGCGGAGAGTGCATTCATGAAGTTGGCGTCGGCGAAACTAGGCTTCGGTGCAGTACATCGGTGGCAAGTGCATTTAGCCAGCTGGGTCATGTAGTTCCAGGTTCGCTGTGTATTGCACAAAGTGAAATAGATAGCCAACTTGCGACTCGTCATTTTTGTGAAACTTAGTTCACTGTCAACGTGCTCGTGCAGACTGGGCACAGGTCGGTACTTACTGGCAGCGACGTCGATCCGACCTACACCTTAATGACGGCTGGCACTCAAGTCTGATGCTTGTCGCTTGAACGCGGCAACCGAGAGAAGCAATATGCATTCTAGAGAAATTACAATCATCGCCGCGCTGGTCATCGCAGCCGCGGCCTGTTTCTGGCGGGGCCTGACGCCCGACCAACCCACCGCTCAGCCCGTGGTGGCGACAACTCCCGTGTCGCTCTCGCCGCCGCGGGTGGTTGAGCAGCGGATCGAGACGATCCGCGTCGGCCAGCGGGTGTGGGTCGGCGAGAACCCCTCCAGCGAGCTCGACCTCCGTTTCGGCGACGATGTTGTCTGTGCGGATTGGCGCTTGATGAAACTGCGTGCGCCCAAGCGTGGCGGCGGCCACGCCGAGGTCGAGATGCTCCGCCCCGCCTGGTGGCTGGAAGAGCACGGCGTGCGTGCCGGCGGCGAGGTCGATATCGAGGTC from Pirellulimonas nuda includes:
- a CDS encoding IS110 family RNA-guided transposase; translated protein: MKDKNVIGIDVAKAKLDVFDSKTGRHTVVANTPEGVDALVRGVAPAKTLVVLEATGGYEGLLVEALERRGVDCAVVNPLHVRHFARGCGMVEKNDKLDARIIARFGEVVRPEPREAPSASEAKLKALVHRRDQALAHLGAERNRLQQTRDPETAEMIRQGVAFYRAQIREVDKRIARVLEQCPQLAAKSRVLQSCPGVGVATTATLLAELPELGRLNRGQVAKLVGVAPIAKDSGQKQGQRKTYAGRSMVRKVLYMAALVATRYNARMQAFYQRLLAKGKAKKSALVAVMRKLVVTLNLMVRNNETWSEPSLAIDNN
- a CDS encoding transposase; this encodes MSRSEAMGMGRRERDRQDVLFVTAEQLPKSQGHAFYKRLNRLLSEAGFDREVEKLCEPYYQPTGTRGRPSVPPGVYFRMLMVGYFEGIGSQRGIAWRCADSLSLREFLGVPLTEATPDHSTLSRVRDRLPLEVHQEVFRLVLQLAAQQGLLKGKTVAVDSTTLEADAAMKSIVRRDTGEDWKAYVIGLMKKEGVIEKEDEPSDDEVRRFDKKRKNKKVSNAEWVSTTDPSARITKLKDGRTHLAYKAEHVVDIDTELILAAEVYHGDHSDTKTLCDSVMEAQTHLSEAGLEAQIEEAVADKGYHAAEQLELVTSVGVRTYVPEPKRRGESRLSAKPVEQQRAVKGNRRRTKTAKNKRLQRLRSERVERSFAHVCDTGGSRRTWLRGIDKVRKRLLTSALVRNLGLVMRKLFGIGTPRGLQGEGGSAGLMQLAWLLIAAMKNLWDTHARLGARPTESRLQLLTVGGPQEYALRSTGC
- a CDS encoding CAP domain-containing protein — protein: MAHPHGRVRAAAFALAVCSAGAAAAQNGLPELRCTPALIMRGDGGSIRLVVPRPVTETRTESYIVQVPHSVTVQVGGRTVTKEEMHSETRERTVSVTVMASEEVEAPAGQFEVRRASGEPVRILSSGAQRSRTVPVLLVAADDPSRTRLPPFFDKLLRPEAIVVFVTPNVFDGVAVNGGVANRGVNPTNPSKPPAPPAPPAPPAPPAPPAPAQVGRFTLRVNNQSGKTVEIVYIDAQHDREVMVNPSVANRQRLAPLTTHEGVRWMAKIDGRMVAEFSVGPDPESEWRIGPALQFTSWKGGVDQLFEMIDATTWAHYGPKGRLLGQLQEEERTDAWVAMYDGGRDLWIRLMPDEAIFDGPRTEGWRRLCKRADDDQSDTDGWGLSQHEIELLLSIHNQARAKVGVPPVTWSDDLAEYAQQWAEKLAKENRFEHRPNSPYGENLAEALTVRDAAGMWYNERDEYHGQKIDNQNYKTFGHYTQMVWRDTTKIGCGMANVGGRVVWVCCYDPPGNKIGARPY